One genomic segment of Chitinophaga sancti includes these proteins:
- a CDS encoding mandelate racemase/muconate lactonizing enzyme family protein — protein MKTHHSRRSFITQTAIAGVLAPLSIFGQVYEKAVDRTPKASAPADLKITKVKCGYIRGSLFVKIYTNQDIWGCGEGVDAIAGTYYLVKNFGERIVGKSPLNVHRLFEDIRKSGFFQGAQAGMYIAVLSAIETALWDLAGKALQLPVYQLLGGKFRDKVRVYCDTALYQRNLPTPNDFAEAALNARKMGFNAIKFDLDQVNDPNKYDLYNWTASPAELQRMYDQLAAARQAVGPDIDICADMHGRYDAVTAHTIAKRLEPLNLMWLEEPVPAENIEAYKLIADSTSTPICVGENQYLAYGFRRMLETGAVDIVMPDLQKCGGLGEGQRIANLANLYYVPFAPHMVASFLGAMASAHVCAAVPNFMILEWQSYFHTQPMFREIVSYDGEWVDNGFITVSEKAGIGVEINEEGMRKYAIAGMPFFE, from the coding sequence ATGAAAACCCATCACTCAAGAAGGTCTTTTATAACACAGACCGCCATTGCCGGCGTGCTGGCTCCACTGTCCATTTTTGGCCAGGTTTATGAAAAAGCAGTTGACCGCACGCCCAAAGCGTCCGCACCTGCTGATCTGAAGATCACAAAAGTAAAATGCGGATATATTAGAGGTAGTTTGTTTGTAAAGATTTACACCAACCAGGATATCTGGGGTTGTGGAGAAGGAGTGGATGCTATAGCCGGCACATATTACCTGGTAAAGAATTTTGGCGAGCGGATAGTAGGGAAAAGTCCGCTGAATGTGCACCGCTTGTTTGAAGATATCCGTAAATCAGGCTTTTTTCAGGGTGCCCAGGCAGGGATGTATATAGCAGTATTGTCGGCCATAGAAACAGCGTTGTGGGACCTTGCAGGCAAAGCGCTGCAACTTCCCGTTTACCAGTTGCTGGGTGGTAAGTTCCGTGATAAGGTACGCGTATATTGTGATACCGCGCTGTATCAACGTAATTTGCCTACACCCAATGATTTTGCAGAAGCAGCCCTTAATGCCAGAAAAATGGGATTCAACGCCATCAAGTTCGACCTGGATCAGGTAAACGATCCCAATAAATATGATCTATATAACTGGACAGCCAGTCCGGCAGAACTGCAACGTATGTATGATCAACTGGCAGCTGCCCGTCAGGCAGTAGGTCCGGACATTGATATCTGTGCAGATATGCATGGTCGTTATGATGCAGTCACTGCCCATACCATTGCCAAACGACTGGAACCCCTGAACCTGATGTGGCTGGAAGAACCCGTACCGGCTGAAAATATAGAAGCCTATAAATTAATAGCTGATTCCACCAGTACACCTATTTGCGTTGGGGAAAACCAATACCTGGCTTATGGGTTCAGAAGAATGCTTGAGACAGGTGCGGTAGATATCGTTATGCCAGACCTGCAAAAATGTGGTGGGTTAGGCGAAGGCCAGCGGATTGCGAACCTGGCTAACCTTTACTATGTGCCGTTTGCACCACATATGGTAGCCTCTTTTCTGGGCGCTATGGCTTCAGCACATGTCTGCGCTGCAGTACCTAATTTCATGATCCTGGAATGGCAGAGTTATTTTCATACACAACCTATGTTCAGGGAGATTGTATCCTATGACGGTGAATGGGTGGATAACGGTTTCATCACTGTTTCAGAAAAGGCTGGCATAGGTGTAGAAATCAATGAAGAAGGAATGAGAAAGTATGCGATAGCAGGGATGCCGTTTTTTGAGTAA
- a CDS encoding terpene synthase family protein: MNTLELLRTKFNYPFPALKNPYADQLQEITETQWIDGEYLWLYEQNPDLRKKYKNTKTAYIASHWFPTASFERLKPICRLMLWTLYNDDLYEEGTPEDIGHVHNRTVAILNGEIGANEAEIPLGHLLESLRQELLQFIPQESIIRFSEMISRYFTGLKMELTYKRNKTFPTVAECIALREDSICLYPFLQLTEVETEIILPPEIHQHPVIRRLQALACHLVTYFNEVQSVIKDEATGSIYYNIVKVIQHEYGISLEEACLEDLRLHNEDLKEFVTLQASLPDFGIWQDAVVNWVHYMSMVLSGWKNVSTRLDRYNGTAFPNAAELREKFNQV; this comes from the coding sequence ATGAACACACTTGAACTGCTTCGCACTAAATTCAATTATCCGTTCCCGGCCCTTAAAAACCCCTATGCGGACCAGTTGCAGGAAATTACAGAAACGCAATGGATAGACGGGGAATACTTATGGCTGTATGAGCAAAATCCAGATCTTCGAAAAAAGTACAAGAATACTAAAACCGCCTACATCGCCTCTCATTGGTTCCCTACGGCTTCGTTTGAACGGCTGAAGCCCATATGCAGGCTTATGCTCTGGACCTTGTACAACGACGATCTGTATGAAGAAGGAACTCCTGAGGATATCGGGCATGTCCACAATAGAACAGTGGCTATACTGAATGGTGAGATAGGAGCTAACGAAGCAGAAATCCCTTTAGGCCATCTGCTCGAATCGCTACGTCAGGAACTATTGCAGTTTATCCCGCAGGAATCGATCATTCGTTTTTCGGAAATGATCAGCCGGTATTTTACCGGTCTGAAAATGGAGCTGACCTACAAAAGGAATAAGACCTTCCCTACTGTGGCAGAATGTATTGCCCTACGAGAAGATTCCATTTGTCTCTATCCCTTCCTGCAATTAACAGAAGTCGAAACAGAAATAATCTTACCACCAGAAATCCACCAACATCCGGTGATCCGGCGCTTGCAGGCACTTGCCTGCCACCTGGTAACCTACTTTAACGAGGTGCAATCGGTGATTAAAGACGAAGCAACCGGTAGTATTTATTATAACATTGTAAAGGTGATCCAGCATGAGTACGGAATCTCGCTGGAAGAAGCGTGCCTGGAAGACCTGCGTTTGCATAATGAAGACCTGAAAGAATTTGTCACCTTGCAGGCTTCCTTACCCGACTTTGGGATATGGCAGGATGCTGTGGTTAACTGGGTGCATTATATGAGCATGGTGCTCAGCGGCTGGAAAAATGTATCTACCAGGCTGGACCGGTATAATGGAACTGCTTTCCCGAATGCTGCGGAACTAAGAGAAAAATTCAACCAGGTATAA
- a CDS encoding terpene synthase family protein: MKPEEFNSKDYLPHGYYPWPNLISPHAEQMGKDMDGWIDNDYTFLTEEQREKYKKMRLHICTARMWPDLTYEQSIPCNRFMLQYVAFDDQVENSSLEEIQQLRIRCTAILKGDQPRPEENAIYQHMALIRDEFRALMPEIWFERFVYYFYQSVRYGIELEYPYKIAQRPPSLTLFKTIREYSVLMRPYLIFGEIESGLVLPGHIFEHIVVQKIISHLTLVIAWQNDIHSLPKEMAKGTEVFNLVFVLQQQYNLSLEDACTEAFRIHNEEMRELLALHTEYREFGEYQEHVDKFFYYAGVGIQGVNTFYLQTERYLHGGVGFAWPGEGRTANIQSNGC; encoded by the coding sequence ATGAAACCAGAAGAATTTAATTCAAAAGATTACCTGCCACATGGCTATTATCCCTGGCCGAACCTTATTAGTCCACATGCAGAACAAATGGGGAAAGATATGGATGGCTGGATTGATAATGACTACACTTTTTTGACTGAAGAACAACGGGAAAAATACAAAAAAATGAGGCTGCATATCTGCACTGCCCGTATGTGGCCAGACTTAACCTATGAGCAAAGTATTCCCTGCAATAGGTTCATGCTCCAATATGTGGCTTTCGACGACCAGGTGGAAAATTCGTCTCTTGAGGAAATACAACAGCTACGGATTCGTTGTACAGCCATTCTAAAGGGCGATCAACCAAGGCCCGAAGAAAACGCAATCTATCAACATATGGCATTGATCAGGGATGAATTCCGTGCTTTAATGCCTGAAATATGGTTCGAACGATTTGTTTACTATTTCTATCAATCCGTCAGATATGGGATTGAATTGGAGTATCCTTATAAAATAGCCCAGCGCCCACCATCGCTCACTCTTTTCAAAACCATTCGTGAATATTCCGTTCTTATGCGTCCGTATCTGATTTTTGGAGAGATTGAATCGGGCCTTGTGCTGCCAGGACATATCTTTGAGCATATTGTCGTTCAAAAGATCATATCTCATCTGACTTTGGTTATTGCATGGCAAAATGACATTCATTCCCTGCCAAAAGAAATGGCGAAGGGGACAGAAGTTTTTAATCTGGTCTTTGTATTGCAGCAACAATATAATCTTTCGCTGGAGGATGCTTGCACAGAGGCCTTCCGTATACATAATGAGGAAATGAGGGAATTGCTTGCTTTACACACAGAGTATCGTGAGTTTGGTGAATATCAGGAACACGTCGATAAATTCTTTTATTACGCAGGAGTCGGGATCCAGGGAGTGAATACTTTTTATCTACAAACGGAAAGATACCTGCATGGAGGAGTGGGTTTCGCCTGGCCCGGGGAGGGGCGTACCGCAAACATTCAGTCAAATGGATGTTAA
- a CDS encoding SDR family NAD(P)-dependent oxidoreductase — protein MQKTVFITGATSGIGKAAAITLSRQGLQVIIQGRDVKKTEQVRQEIITESGNRQVSAVTADLFSMQDIRKMCVHIHEQCSRIDILINNAGGLMSDAREISTDGIEKTFAVNVTAPFLITHLLLDLLEKSDDARIINVASNSHQLNAQPDFKDIQLKNGYNPLRAYGNAKLFLIWNTQHLANYLAQEGLAHVKAYSLHPGAVATSFGKNSNLGPLLNVISKLARPFFLSPESGADTIVFLATTTTVPGNSGDYYVKRKPAKKSNKYFSQEREDLIWKYCLHQIGINKYI, from the coding sequence ATGCAAAAGACAGTATTTATCACAGGAGCCACCAGCGGTATTGGTAAAGCTGCCGCAATTACCCTTTCCCGGCAAGGCCTACAAGTTATTATACAAGGAAGAGATGTTAAAAAAACAGAACAAGTAAGGCAGGAAATCATTACTGAAAGTGGCAATAGGCAAGTAAGTGCTGTTACAGCGGACCTGTTCAGTATGCAGGACATTCGTAAAATGTGCGTACACATACATGAGCAATGTTCTCGTATTGACATCCTGATCAATAATGCAGGTGGCCTGATGAGTGATGCCAGGGAAATCAGTACAGATGGTATAGAAAAAACTTTTGCTGTGAATGTGACAGCGCCGTTTCTAATTACTCATCTGTTGTTAGATCTACTTGAAAAGAGCGATGATGCCCGTATCATTAATGTTGCATCAAACTCTCACCAGCTTAATGCACAACCTGACTTTAAAGATATACAACTTAAAAATGGATATAACCCATTACGGGCGTATGGCAATGCTAAATTATTCCTGATCTGGAATACCCAGCACCTGGCTAATTATCTGGCGCAGGAAGGTCTTGCTCATGTAAAGGCATATTCACTCCATCCAGGTGCAGTTGCTACCAGCTTTGGAAAAAATAGTAACCTGGGGCCTTTGTTAAATGTGATAAGCAAACTCGCCCGGCCGTTTTTCCTTAGCCCGGAATCCGGGGCAGACACCATCGTTTTCCTTGCAACTACCACTACTGTTCCGGGTAATTCTGGTGATTATTATGTAAAAAGAAAACCAGCGAAGAAAAGCAATAAATATTTTAGCCAGGAACGGGAAGATCTTATCTGGAAGTATTGTTTACATCAAATCGGCATTAATAAATACATTTAA
- a CDS encoding helix-turn-helix domain-containing protein translates to MAKKELSIEEKIKYVQDTLFVISGKWKLPILIAINNGNNRFRDLQRAVPSITTRVLSKELKDLEENRLVIRTVYDSLPVSVLYTVTPYCKSLKPLVDEMIKWGENHRTELKKVKKA, encoded by the coding sequence ATGGCAAAGAAAGAATTAAGCATTGAAGAAAAAATAAAATACGTACAGGATACATTGTTTGTCATCAGTGGAAAGTGGAAATTGCCTATCCTTATAGCTATTAATAATGGTAATAACAGATTCCGTGATTTGCAGCGGGCTGTTCCGAGTATCACTACCCGTGTACTATCAAAGGAGTTAAAAGATCTTGAAGAAAACAGGCTTGTGATCCGTACAGTATATGATTCGCTACCTGTATCTGTTTTATATACAGTGACTCCCTACTGTAAAAGCCTGAAACCATTGGTAGATGAAATGATTAAGTGGGGAGAAAATCACCGCACTGAATTGAAAAAGGTAAAAAAAGCATAA
- a CDS encoding VOC family protein, producing the protein MDKTTIQIPAKNAQSIFSSIRGAHVALRVPDFEASKKWYVEKLDFRVIHEWPFGDLQLAYLAPPKDDNFWIELLAGANPKPQNIFTDLNESLHPAGYHHFCLNVNSVDETLAELKRRNVSIIGDPFDLPVIGKRLAFFADLDGNLIELAETIG; encoded by the coding sequence ATGGACAAGACAACAATTCAAATCCCTGCTAAAAATGCCCAAAGTATTTTCAGTAGTATTCGAGGTGCACACGTAGCTCTTAGAGTTCCTGATTTTGAAGCCAGTAAAAAATGGTATGTAGAAAAACTAGATTTTCGGGTTATTCATGAATGGCCTTTTGGCGACCTTCAATTGGCTTATTTGGCCCCTCCAAAGGATGACAATTTTTGGATAGAACTATTGGCAGGAGCTAACCCAAAACCACAAAACATTTTTACCGACCTAAACGAAAGCCTTCACCCTGCTGGTTATCATCATTTTTGTTTAAATGTAAATAGTGTGGATGAAACACTTGCCGAATTAAAAAGAAGAAATGTTTCCATTATTGGCGATCCTTTCGACCTACCCGTTATCGGCAAAAGACTTGCATTTTTTGCTGACTTAGATGGCAACCTTATTGAGTTGGCAGAAACAATTGGTTAA
- a CDS encoding SDR family NAD(P)-dependent oxidoreductase, translating into MQKTIFITGASAGLGKATAKLFQSKGWNVIAAMRNPAKETELNQLENINLVSLEVTNVSQINETVKSIIAHQNVDVVFNNAGYGLGGALEYATDEQILQQIETNLTGVIRVTKAFIPYFKQKEAGLFITTTSVFGFSSCPLSSVYNATKWALEGFSESISYDLALFNVGIKTVASGGIKSNFVNAMQFAGGKEYEVLNESMGKLISNGQLFQFNEVEEIAEVVYKAATDGKDQLRYLAGRDAEQTAQERLQEGADNFRIKLRQSLHIKSPFERTL; encoded by the coding sequence ATGCAAAAGACAATATTTATTACAGGTGCATCGGCAGGTTTAGGCAAGGCAACAGCTAAATTATTTCAATCAAAAGGTTGGAATGTAATTGCTGCAATGCGAAACCCCGCAAAAGAAACAGAACTCAATCAATTAGAAAATATAAATTTGGTTTCGTTGGAAGTCACCAATGTTTCACAGATTAATGAAACAGTTAAGAGCATCATTGCCCACCAGAACGTGGATGTTGTTTTCAACAATGCAGGGTATGGTTTAGGAGGAGCTTTGGAGTATGCAACTGATGAACAAATTTTGCAACAAATAGAAACCAACCTTACAGGCGTTATCAGAGTTACTAAAGCTTTTATTCCCTATTTCAAACAAAAAGAAGCAGGGCTTTTTATTACAACCACCTCTGTTTTTGGATTTTCGTCTTGCCCTTTGTCTAGCGTTTACAACGCTACCAAATGGGCATTAGAAGGATTTAGCGAAAGCATTTCATACGACCTTGCTCTATTTAATGTTGGAATTAAAACCGTGGCATCAGGAGGCATTAAAAGTAATTTTGTAAATGCAATGCAATTTGCTGGAGGTAAGGAATATGAGGTTCTAAACGAAAGTATGGGCAAACTTATCAGTAATGGGCAGCTTTTTCAGTTTAATGAAGTAGAAGAAATAGCAGAAGTGGTATATAAAGCAGCAACAGATGGTAAAGATCAATTAAGATATTTAGCGGGTAGGGATGCTGAACAAACAGCTCAAGAACGGTTGCAAGAAGGTGCAGACAATTTCAGAATAAAATTGAGGCAGTCACTTCATATTAAGTCACCTTTTGAAAGGACATTATAA
- a CDS encoding helix-turn-helix transcriptional regulator translates to MGKQERLPQSFNSISELHKALGLPKPLHPLVSLVNYADIKLPDEEMPKLLLLNFYKVSFKFNFTGKIRYGQGYYDFNEGGLCFYSPNQIIASAEEDTDYSGYTLLIHPDFIRNYSISTRIKTFGFFSYAANEGLFVSDKERQTLLSVFENIQDELNTSIDEFSQDVMVSHIEVLLNYSNRFYKRQFITRKAVNHNLLTQMEQILNDYFDKDESSQKGLPTVEYLAGSLNVSPRYLSDMLRSLTGQNAQHHIHEKLIEKAKEYLATTQLSVSEIAYQLGFEHSQSFNKLFKRKTSVTPLEYKQSLN, encoded by the coding sequence ATGGGAAAACAGGAAAGACTACCACAATCATTTAATTCTATTTCAGAGTTACATAAAGCATTGGGCTTGCCTAAGCCTTTACATCCATTGGTAAGTTTGGTAAACTATGCCGATATAAAACTGCCCGATGAAGAGATGCCCAAATTGTTGTTGCTCAATTTCTATAAAGTTTCATTCAAATTTAATTTTACGGGGAAAATCAGATATGGACAAGGCTATTACGATTTTAATGAAGGCGGTTTGTGTTTCTATTCGCCCAACCAAATTATAGCAAGTGCCGAAGAGGATACTGATTATTCAGGCTATACACTACTTATTCATCCCGATTTTATTCGCAATTACTCAATCTCAACACGAATTAAAACATTTGGCTTTTTTTCATATGCAGCCAATGAGGGGTTATTTGTTTCCGACAAAGAACGTCAAACGCTTTTATCTGTTTTTGAAAATATACAAGATGAGCTAAACACATCTATTGACGAATTTAGTCAGGATGTAATGGTTTCGCATATTGAGGTTTTACTCAATTATAGCAACCGTTTTTATAAACGCCAATTCATTACACGAAAAGCGGTAAACCACAATTTGCTTACCCAAATGGAACAAATTTTAAATGATTATTTCGACAAAGATGAAAGTTCGCAAAAAGGACTTCCAACAGTAGAATATTTGGCAGGGAGTTTAAACGTTTCACCAAGATATTTAAGCGATATGCTTCGTTCCTTAACCGGACAAAATGCACAACACCACATTCACGAAAAACTAATTGAAAAGGCAAAAGAATATTTAGCAACCACGCAATTATCAGTATCAGAAATTGCCTATCAATTAGGGTTTGAACATTCACAATCCTTCAACAAATTATTCAAAAGGAAAACGAGTGTCACACCACTGGAATATAAGCAATCTTTAAATTAA
- a CDS encoding nuclear transport factor 2 family protein — protein sequence MNINKFIQNWLTIANAYETKKFVEQWHQNAILNDPSVGQIFKGHQAIKTYFEDYFIGYKTQTRLVKLDIISDNEAHFEVEFTGEFPGNKIGGMFEITFKDCKIAKAKADLI from the coding sequence ATGAACATCAACAAATTTATACAAAACTGGCTTACAATTGCCAACGCTTATGAAACAAAAAAATTTGTAGAACAATGGCATCAAAACGCCATACTTAACGATCCTTCGGTTGGACAGATTTTTAAAGGACACCAAGCCATTAAAACATATTTTGAAGATTATTTTATTGGTTACAAGACACAAACCCGACTTGTTAAATTAGACATCATCTCGGACAATGAAGCTCATTTTGAAGTGGAATTTACAGGTGAGTTTCCTGGCAATAAAATCGGTGGTATGTTTGAAATCACATTCAAAGATTGTAAGATTGCAAAAGCAAAAGCCGACTTGATATAG
- a CDS encoding glycoside hydrolase family 3 C-terminal domain-containing protein, with protein sequence MKKLIVFIGLFIAGSSLGQQYKSFPMWDHTLPVEQRVNDLVHRLTLEEKVGQMVNAAPAITHLGIPAYDWWNETLHGVARTPYHVTSYPQAIAMAATWDTAALFLMADYSATEGRAIHNRATAEGKNNERYMGLTYWTPNINIFRDPRWGRGQETYGEDPYLTAKLGAAFVRGLQGDDPVYLKAAACAKHFAVHSGPEPSRHSDDIHPSLHDLWDTYLPAFHELVVNAGVAGVMCAYNAVDGQPCCGNDLLMTSILRRQWKFTGYVTSDCWALDDFFKYHKTHKDATAAAADALIHSTDIECGTSVYYSLINAVKTGLISEAQLDTSLSRLFTIRYRLGLFDPVSQVRYAQTPASVLESPEHDAHALKMARESIVLLKNSEGVLPLSKKIKKIAVIGPNADNKIAVLGNYNGTPSRVVTVVEGIREKLGPDVTLIYEKAINHTNDTLLNYRDITAMLSFNGSPGVQAAYFDNERLEGTPLQTLIEKDIDHYWAEGQTPAPNLKTIHYSARYTTFLKAAATEVMNFEIDGDDGYRLFINDSLIVDAWTKNRWGARPFILSARKDSSYKIVVEFHQNEGNAFIQVKAGDRVKTDFAALAGRLKDVDAIIFAGGISPQLEGEEMPVSVPGFDGGDRTTIMLPKVQTALLKALQQTGKPVVFVMMTGSAIAIPEEEAKLPAIINAWYGGQRAGTAIADVLFGDYNPSGRLPVTFYASDKDLRSFTDYSMQNRTYRYFRGKPLYPFGYGLSYTHFSYNELKAAESVRKGTPVSISVLLTNTGQFDGDEVVQLYVSHPGEANAPVRALKGFQRISLKHGESKKVSFTLTTEDLSLVDDNGKQYQPGGKTVISIGGGQPGQEHGGINKVLLHTVMVR encoded by the coding sequence ATGAAAAAACTAATCGTATTTATTGGATTATTTATTGCCGGATCTTCCCTGGGCCAGCAGTATAAGAGTTTTCCTATGTGGGATCACACGCTGCCTGTGGAGCAACGTGTTAATGATCTGGTTCACCGGTTGACGCTGGAAGAAAAGGTGGGGCAAATGGTCAATGCGGCACCTGCTATCACCCATCTGGGTATACCTGCCTATGACTGGTGGAATGAAACGCTTCATGGCGTTGCCCGTACTCCTTATCACGTTACTTCTTATCCGCAGGCCATTGCCATGGCAGCCACCTGGGATACTGCTGCTTTGTTCCTGATGGCAGATTACTCGGCCACCGAGGGTAGGGCCATTCATAACAGGGCTACCGCTGAAGGAAAGAACAATGAACGCTATATGGGGTTAACCTACTGGACACCCAATATCAATATATTTCGTGATCCCCGTTGGGGCAGAGGACAGGAGACCTACGGAGAGGATCCCTACCTGACCGCTAAACTGGGAGCTGCCTTTGTACGCGGACTGCAGGGTGATGATCCTGTATACCTGAAGGCTGCTGCCTGCGCCAAACATTTTGCTGTACACAGCGGTCCGGAACCCAGCAGGCATTCCGATGATATTCATCCTTCGCTGCATGATCTCTGGGATACTTACCTGCCTGCTTTTCATGAACTGGTTGTCAATGCGGGTGTTGCCGGCGTGATGTGTGCATACAATGCCGTAGATGGTCAGCCTTGCTGTGGAAATGATCTGCTGATGACCAGCATTCTGCGAAGGCAATGGAAGTTCACCGGTTATGTAACCAGCGATTGTTGGGCGCTGGATGATTTTTTCAAATACCATAAGACCCATAAGGATGCTACTGCAGCAGCAGCAGATGCCCTCATTCATTCAACAGATATTGAGTGCGGCACCTCGGTCTACTATTCGCTGATCAATGCAGTAAAAACCGGGTTGATCAGCGAAGCGCAGCTGGATACTTCTCTCAGTAGATTATTCACCATACGGTACCGGCTGGGTTTGTTCGACCCGGTATCACAGGTTAGGTATGCACAAACGCCCGCTTCAGTACTGGAAAGCCCGGAGCATGATGCCCATGCCCTGAAAATGGCCAGAGAATCCATTGTTTTACTTAAAAACTCGGAAGGCGTACTACCGCTTAGTAAAAAGATAAAAAAGATAGCGGTGATAGGGCCCAATGCTGATAATAAAATAGCAGTTCTTGGCAACTATAACGGAACCCCCTCCCGGGTTGTGACCGTTGTGGAAGGCATCAGGGAAAAGCTGGGTCCGGATGTAACACTTATTTACGAAAAGGCGATCAATCATACTAACGATACCCTGCTGAATTACCGGGATATTACCGCTATGCTATCCTTTAATGGGAGTCCGGGTGTGCAGGCAGCGTATTTTGACAATGAGCGGCTGGAAGGTACACCCCTGCAGACCCTCATTGAAAAGGATATTGACCATTACTGGGCGGAAGGACAGACACCTGCACCTAACCTGAAGACCATCCATTATTCAGCCAGGTACACCACCTTTCTGAAAGCAGCAGCAACGGAGGTAATGAATTTTGAGATAGATGGAGATGACGGCTATCGCCTGTTTATCAATGACTCTTTGATCGTTGATGCCTGGACAAAGAACCGCTGGGGTGCAAGACCCTTTATATTATCTGCCAGGAAAGACAGCAGCTACAAAATCGTGGTGGAATTTCATCAGAATGAGGGCAATGCCTTTATCCAGGTCAAAGCCGGCGACAGGGTAAAAACTGACTTTGCTGCTTTGGCAGGAAGGCTGAAGGATGTAGATGCCATCATTTTTGCCGGCGGTATCTCACCGCAACTGGAAGGAGAAGAGATGCCTGTAAGTGTGCCCGGGTTTGACGGTGGAGACCGCACTACCATTATGTTGCCCAAGGTCCAGACAGCGCTGCTGAAAGCCTTACAGCAAACCGGTAAACCGGTCGTTTTTGTGATGATGACTGGCAGCGCTATTGCTATTCCTGAAGAGGAGGCGAAGCTACCTGCAATTATTAACGCCTGGTATGGAGGGCAGCGGGCAGGTACTGCTATTGCGGATGTGCTTTTTGGTGATTATAATCCTTCGGGACGCCTGCCTGTGACGTTCTATGCATCAGATAAAGATCTGCGTTCTTTCACAGACTATTCAATGCAGAATAGGACTTATCGCTATTTCAGGGGGAAGCCTTTATACCCATTTGGATATGGATTAAGCTACACTCATTTCTCTTATAATGAGCTAAAGGCAGCAGAAAGTGTCCGCAAAGGGACGCCAGTTAGTATCAGTGTATTGTTGACTAATACAGGGCAATTTGATGGGGATGAGGTGGTACAGCTCTATGTAAGTCACCCCGGGGAGGCAAATGCACCTGTAAGGGCATTAAAAGGTTTTCAGCGCATATCGTTGAAACATGGTGAAAGTAAAAAAGTATCATTCACATTAACGACAGAAGATCTTTCTCTGGTTGATGACAATGGAAAACAATATCAACCTGGCGGAAAAACAGTGATCAGTATAGGAGGAGGACAACCGGGGCAGGAGCATGGTGGTATAAATAAGGTGTTATTGCATACGGTAATGGTCCGGTAA